One window of Leifsonia sp. AK011 genomic DNA carries:
- a CDS encoding general stress protein, whose protein sequence is MSTPNGLGRRGALQPTLPKGDVLGTYDTYAEAQSVVDRLSKAEFDVKQLSIVGNDLKTVERVTGKLTYGRAALAGAASGAWLGLFFGLVLTIFSPASPQSFSVIGAALFIGAGFGMIFGIVSYAVGRRRRDFTSTHQVIASNYQIIIAPELTAKAQDVLQHHPAQD, encoded by the coding sequence GTGAGCACACCGAACGGCCTGGGCCGCAGAGGCGCCCTGCAACCCACCCTTCCCAAGGGCGACGTGCTGGGTACCTACGACACGTACGCCGAGGCGCAGTCGGTCGTCGATCGTCTGTCGAAGGCCGAGTTCGACGTCAAGCAATTGAGCATCGTCGGCAACGATCTGAAGACCGTGGAGCGCGTGACGGGCAAGCTCACCTACGGTCGCGCGGCGCTCGCGGGTGCTGCCTCCGGCGCGTGGCTGGGCCTCTTCTTCGGGCTCGTGCTCACCATCTTCTCGCCGGCCTCCCCGCAGTCCTTCAGCGTCATCGGTGCCGCGCTGTTCATCGGTGCTGGCTTCGGCATGATCTTTGGCATCGTGAGCTACGCGGTCGGTCGCAGGCGTCGCGACTTCACGTCCACGCACCAGGTGATCGCGTCGAACTACCAGATCATCATCGCGCCGGAGCTCACGGCCAAGGCCCAGGACGTGCTGCAGCACCACCCCGCGCAGGACTAG
- a CDS encoding aminopeptidase P family protein, producing MAESAADAPRATSNRSTTPRSDTFAHYISSQWADRVEELPAARAQATYAADRRARISALHPGARLIIPAGAAKQRSNDTDYPYRAHSAFAHLTGWGSDAVAGAVLVMEPTADGHDATLYFREAAGRDTDEFYANPEIGEFWTGPRPSLAHVAADLGLATRGIADLGAVLDTVDATTLVVREADRDLTDQIDGRRLLASSGADESIEIDADEALARDLSELRLTKDDFEIAEMRAAVAATKQGFDDVIADLPQIIAHPRGERLVEGTFNRRARADGNTVGYDTIAASGPHACILHWTRNDGPVVPGDLILLDAGIELDSYYTADITRTLPISGRFTGVQRQVYEAVLDAADAAFAIVRPGIRFRDIHAEAMRVIAERTAEWGLLPVTAEESLEPDHQYHRRYMVHGTSHHLGIDVHDCAQARRELYIDGVLEEGMVFTIEPGLYFQPDDLSVPAAYRGIGVRIEDNILVTADGAENLSVGIPRTADDVEAWLAR from the coding sequence ATGGCCGAGTCTGCTGCTGATGCGCCGCGCGCGACATCCAACCGTTCCACCACGCCCCGCTCCGACACGTTCGCGCACTACATCTCGTCGCAGTGGGCGGACCGTGTCGAGGAACTCCCCGCCGCGCGCGCCCAGGCCACGTACGCAGCGGACCGGCGAGCACGCATCTCGGCCCTCCACCCTGGCGCTCGCCTGATCATCCCGGCGGGGGCTGCCAAGCAGCGCTCGAACGACACCGACTACCCCTATCGCGCCCACTCCGCCTTCGCCCACCTCACCGGCTGGGGTTCCGACGCGGTCGCCGGCGCCGTGCTCGTGATGGAACCGACGGCCGACGGCCACGACGCCACGCTCTACTTCCGCGAGGCCGCGGGCCGGGACACCGACGAGTTCTACGCGAATCCGGAGATCGGCGAGTTCTGGACGGGGCCGCGCCCCTCCCTCGCCCACGTCGCGGCCGATCTCGGACTCGCCACGCGCGGGATCGCCGACCTCGGTGCCGTGCTCGACACGGTGGATGCCACAACCCTCGTCGTACGGGAGGCGGACCGTGACCTCACCGACCAGATCGACGGGCGTCGGCTCCTCGCCTCCTCGGGCGCGGACGAGAGCATCGAGATCGACGCCGATGAGGCACTCGCTCGCGACCTCAGCGAACTGCGTCTCACGAAGGACGACTTCGAGATCGCCGAGATGCGGGCGGCCGTTGCCGCTACCAAACAGGGCTTCGACGACGTGATCGCCGACCTGCCCCAGATCATCGCCCACCCCCGCGGTGAGCGCCTCGTCGAGGGCACCTTCAACCGGCGCGCGCGAGCCGACGGTAACACCGTCGGGTACGACACCATCGCGGCATCCGGACCGCACGCGTGCATCCTGCACTGGACGCGCAACGACGGACCGGTCGTCCCCGGCGACCTCATCCTCCTCGACGCTGGCATCGAACTCGACAGCTACTACACCGCCGATATCACCCGCACCCTTCCCATCTCGGGACGGTTCACAGGGGTGCAGCGACAGGTGTACGAGGCGGTGCTGGATGCCGCGGACGCTGCCTTCGCGATCGTGCGGCCGGGCATCCGCTTCCGTGACATCCACGCCGAGGCCATGCGGGTCATCGCCGAGCGCACGGCCGAGTGGGGGCTGCTGCCCGTCACGGCGGAGGAGTCACTCGAGCCGGACCACCAGTACCACCGCCGCTACATGGTGCACGGGACATCCCACCACCTCGGCATCGACGTGCACGACTGTGCGCAGGCCAGGCGCGAGCTCTACATCGACGGCGTTCTCGAGGAGGGCATGGTGTTCACGATCGAGCCCGGGCTCTATTTCCAGCCGGACGACCTGAGTGTGCCAGCCGCGTACCGCGGTATCGGCGTACGTATTGAGGACAACATCCTGGTCACCGCCGATGGCGCCGAGAACCTCTCGGTGGGCATTCCCCGCACCGCGGACGACGTCGAGGCCTGGCTCGCGCGCTGA
- a CDS encoding endonuclease/exonuclease/phosphatase family protein: MSRFIAALLIVVSGVAALVFAWPQLFGLAWTPVVAQVVAMRGLGAAVALVLALVLTVIALLALGIRRFVASLAVIALAFAALNVIVLATRGFGNVSFQTEGDGDITVLSWNTLGDEPGASTIAEFALENDVDVLTLPETTNELGLEIAALMKDAGRPMWVYTLAYDQVSKARSTTLLISAELGEYSVDTESRTTAVLPSVIAKPVDGSGPTFVAVHTVAPLPPMEPFWQKDLRWAADLCAEGDDIIMAGDFNATLDHFAGMPRSDGGDLGACADAALATDNAAVGTWPTRLPALLGSPIDHVLASSQWTVTGMRVVESLDDAGSDHRPILVQLSPSE, translated from the coding sequence ATGTCCCGTTTCATCGCTGCCCTCCTGATCGTGGTCAGCGGCGTCGCCGCGCTCGTGTTCGCGTGGCCGCAGTTGTTCGGTCTCGCGTGGACGCCCGTCGTTGCCCAGGTTGTGGCCATGCGCGGACTCGGCGCCGCCGTCGCGCTGGTACTTGCGCTCGTGCTCACGGTGATCGCGCTGCTCGCACTCGGGATCCGCCGGTTCGTGGCATCCCTGGCAGTCATCGCCCTCGCGTTCGCGGCGCTCAACGTGATCGTGCTCGCCACGCGCGGGTTCGGGAACGTGTCATTCCAGACTGAGGGTGACGGCGACATCACGGTGCTCTCGTGGAACACGCTCGGGGACGAACCGGGGGCATCGACGATCGCAGAATTCGCGCTCGAGAACGACGTCGACGTTCTCACTCTCCCCGAGACCACCAACGAACTCGGACTCGAGATCGCGGCGCTCATGAAGGACGCCGGCAGGCCCATGTGGGTGTACACGCTGGCATACGACCAGGTCTCGAAGGCCCGCTCAACCACGCTGCTGATCAGCGCCGAGCTCGGCGAGTACAGCGTCGATACCGAGAGCCGCACGACCGCGGTGCTGCCCAGTGTCATCGCCAAGCCCGTTGACGGCAGCGGACCGACGTTCGTCGCGGTTCACACCGTCGCACCATTGCCGCCCATGGAGCCCTTCTGGCAGAAGGACCTCCGCTGGGCCGCCGACCTGTGTGCGGAAGGCGACGACATCATCATGGCGGGCGACTTCAACGCGACGCTCGACCATTTCGCGGGGATGCCGCGGTCCGACGGAGGAGACCTCGGTGCGTGCGCAGACGCGGCGCTCGCCACCGACAACGCGGCCGTCGGCACGTGGCCGACACGATTGCCCGCGCTGCTCGGGTCCCCGATCGACCATGTGCTCGCGTCATCCCAGTGGACCGTCACGGGGATGCGCGTGGTGGAGTCCCTCGACGACGCTGGCAGCGACCACCGGCCCATCCTCGTGCAGCTGTCCCCGTCGGAGTAG
- a CDS encoding PHP domain-containing protein, producing MPGTPIDLHAHSAVSDGTESPAELVASALEAGIGTLAITDHDSTAGWAEAIGAARGTGLTIIPGMELSTNYGPASVHMLAYLFDPLNGAIITETARIREGRLHRAERIVERIAVDYPLTWDDVLAEATDDSTLGRPHIADALVRKGYVTDRSAAFESILHWRSGYYEKYYAPSPLEGVRMIVAAGGVPVLAHPATHGRYRPMTDDVIRELADEGLFGLELDHRDNTEEGKRELRRVAARYGLEITGASDYHGDGKPNRLGENTTAPEVLEKLIDRASGTRPALGETPSSGPRGSDR from the coding sequence ATGCCCGGAACCCCCATCGACCTGCACGCCCACAGTGCCGTGTCCGATGGCACCGAGTCTCCCGCTGAGCTCGTCGCATCCGCTCTCGAGGCAGGCATCGGCACACTCGCGATCACCGACCACGACTCCACAGCCGGCTGGGCCGAGGCCATCGGCGCCGCTCGCGGCACCGGGCTCACGATCATCCCGGGCATGGAGTTGAGCACCAACTACGGCCCAGCGAGCGTTCACATGCTCGCCTACCTCTTCGACCCGCTCAATGGCGCCATCATCACTGAGACGGCCCGCATTCGCGAGGGACGCCTGCATCGCGCGGAGCGTATCGTCGAGCGCATCGCCGTCGACTACCCGCTCACGTGGGACGACGTGCTCGCCGAAGCGACGGATGATTCGACCCTGGGTCGCCCGCACATCGCCGACGCCCTCGTGCGCAAGGGGTACGTCACCGACCGCAGTGCCGCATTCGAGTCGATCCTGCACTGGCGCAGCGGCTACTACGAGAAGTACTACGCGCCCTCACCGCTCGAGGGCGTGCGGATGATCGTCGCGGCCGGCGGCGTGCCGGTGCTTGCGCATCCGGCCACTCACGGTCGCTACCGGCCGATGACCGACGACGTCATCCGCGAACTCGCCGATGAGGGCCTGTTCGGACTCGAACTCGACCACCGGGACAACACCGAGGAGGGCAAGCGCGAGTTGCGCCGGGTTGCCGCGCGCTACGGCCTCGAGATCACGGGGGCGAGCGACTACCACGGCGACGGCAAACCCAACCGACTCGGTGAGAACACCACAGCGCCCGAGGTGCTCGAGAAGCTCATTGATCGGGCATCGGGGACCCGACCCGCGCTCGGCGAGACACCGAGCAGCGGGCCGAGGGGCAGCGACCGCTAG
- a CDS encoding DUF805 domain-containing protein — MSDATVPLSQPLYGASFGQAVSRFFKKYATVSGRASRSEYWWVVLFGILVNAVLAILFAVVLIATGEQTSTGVRGTGPEIAVIVIWVIVFLALIIPHITVTVRRLHDGNFSGWLYLLTLIPSVGGLIVFILALLPSNPEGAKYDNAAGI; from the coding sequence ATGTCTGACGCAACTGTTCCGCTCTCCCAACCGCTGTACGGTGCCAGCTTCGGCCAGGCCGTGAGTCGTTTCTTCAAGAAGTACGCCACCGTCAGTGGCCGCGCGAGCCGCAGCGAGTACTGGTGGGTCGTGCTTTTCGGCATTCTCGTGAACGCTGTCCTGGCCATCCTCTTTGCCGTCGTGCTCATCGCCACGGGAGAGCAGACGAGCACGGGTGTTCGGGGCACCGGACCGGAGATTGCGGTCATCGTAATCTGGGTCATCGTCTTCCTCGCCCTGATCATCCCCCACATCACCGTGACGGTGCGCCGCCTGCACGACGGGAACTTCTCGGGCTGGCTCTACCTGCTGACCCTGATCCCCTCGGTCGGCGGACTCATCGTCTTCATCCTTGCGCTGCTCCCCTCGAACCCCGAGGGTGCCAAGTACGACAACGCAGCCGGAATCTAG